The following is a genomic window from Rhododendron vialii isolate Sample 1 chromosome 9a, ASM3025357v1.
ACAGATTCTGAAGATATAGAGAATTCATTACTTTCAGTAAATAGTTCTCAACAACCTGAATGATACATTGAGAAAGCTCAAGAACACCAATTGCAGGCCTTAGCCAACCATGCCCCTGAGCTGTCCGCGGAATAAGTGCCATCTGCATACAGTCTCATGTGTTAGTAACTAGAGACAGGAGCAGATGCAGGAGGTGCAACAAAATTATTAGAACGAAAGAAAGCAAAATCATAAAATTCAACTGACTTATCAAATTTTAAGAGGGTGTATGCAACTCTGGATGGTCAACAAAAGTGCCAAAGTCAAGGCACTTTTTCTCTATATATAAGTGCAGTCTCCATTGAAGTTCAAACCAAGTTAAACACACCTACAATTCCACTGCTAAGTCAAAGCAATTTGATGAATCATCAGCAGAACTAGGGACCAGATTTGACACTAAGAAAAAAGGTGAAATCATATTTTCACATTACGAAAGTAAATTGTGTTTGAACCGGCATCCATAAATAGGAAACAAATTGTGCTAAAGTGGAGCATATACAACTTCATTTCTCAGCAAAATACAAAATTCCCTGCTTATTTTGTCtgtaaaaaaagggaaaattagccataagtacggtaaaatagttttcatttaggagAAGGACGCcaacaaaatagttttcagtggagatccttcaactttttgaattGTTGAGCCATAAGGCCAAAATATGTTTTCACGGACAAAACTACCCTAgggtagggtagggtaccctatgatttaggcactttatagggttttaaggtgcactttcctattatagggtttcagtgttttaggcactttcataggatacccagggtttagggttttaggtaTTTTAGGATACCGTAGGGTTATAGGCACTTTCACTAACTTTCAATTAATAGTTAACGTTCACTAGTTTTGCAAAAGGTACATGACCTTATGTTTGATTGATTGCAAAAGGTGCTTGTCCTtgtgtttgattgcaaaagatGCATgtccttgagctcaaaaaatgtaaatatgagggatttttggctaagtctcccgTAAAACAACAGCTTTGGAGCTCATTCAACAGACAAACATAACTTATTTCCTGATCTTATTTTACATCCATTGCGTTGGCGTGAAaccacaaaatacaaaaataaaaatataaaggCTCGGCCAAAATGCCACAACCTTTATTCCCCTATCACCAAAAGTTGGGTTCCATACACTGCACCCAAAATGCGGACATTACCTTTATAAGCTCCTCAAGAAGGCGAGGTGCAAGTTCTAATACACGTTTAAAGTTTCGCTGCAATTCTGGGGACAAAGCTTCCGTTTCGCGAGTTAATTGGGCTTGAATCAACAATTGTGTCTGAAAAGTAAAAGCAGGGAAGCAAGAATCTAAATTCAGTATAACAAGAAATTTGCACATGGCTCTGTCAAAGCTCGTCAACCTTTTAGGAGCTGCCATCCTTAACTAGTGATTCCAACGATTTTCAATAAAACAGTACCTTAACTAGTACTGGATGTTGCTTCAAAAACTTTGCCTGCTCTTGTTTAATGTTTTTAAGGTCCAAATTCAACTCACTTCTAACTAAGACAAAAAGCTTCTGTAGCGGCTCATCATCAGTCCTACGAACTGGAATCTCCATGTATTCAGCAGCCTTAATGAAAACATCCATAACTTTGctgtaaaaaagaaaatcagtATGCAAGAAAAGATAACACAAGTCAAACAATGCGgatttcaaacaattcttttCAGCTTAGATGAGTAAAATCGTAACAAGAAAATTCTCAAAACAATTTTTCTTGGGCAACTGAAATATCAACCACGAGTAGCACATTAGCCAAAGCAGGACTATAATCATTTGACAATTAAGGCGAGCTAATTCTAATTTCAGCACCGAGGCCCATTATCAGGCCTACACCTGGATTTATGCCGTTAATCAAGATCCCGTATGTGTGCAATTGACTGCATCGTACCATATGTTTCGCACAGTGAACAAACTCAAAGAGCAACAAGATTATTGAGGCCTAATATGAAGAATAAACATCATACCTTGGTGCCAAAGATGGTTTCATAAAGAAGTAATAGGTGGAGAGTGTTTGATGCATGACATAGTTGCCTGTATATTTGGATGACCGTGACAGATATACAACAGCTATCACCAGTGGTAACAGAATACAGACCCCAACTATCCAAAGTAACAATATCCCACCAGATGCCCCATCAATGTTCAGCAGAAACTGAGGAAGAGCTATTCCCATTTGAAACCCCTGCATCAGTGTATCATAACCATCTTCAGATATGATACAGAAAATTAACTTGAAAAACATATCTCATTCAACTTGACATTTCCGCAgatgtttttcaaaattctcaTGGAATACCTGTCTACCATCTGGGTGGCCATATTTCTCATAATTCTCACGTGATATTGGATCCGTGAGAGCCTGATAAGCCTTCGatataaattcaacaaaataattGTGGGCCTCTGAAATtaaaccaaaaaggtaaaaacaTAATAGTAGTACAAGTAACTAGAGCTTCAATTTTCTCGTTAATTCAATTATAAGACAGCACTAATAAACGAAAGAGCTGGAACACCTTCAACCTGGATCAGGATTTTTATCAGGGTGGTATTGAATGGAAAGCCTCCTATATGCCTTCTTTATTTCTGAGTCAGAAGCTCCAGATTCTAATCCAAGAATACTAAATGGCTCAAATACTTTGATCTGAGTTGAAACATAAAGACATTATCCTCAGTCAAATGGAACTCCAGACTGTCTGAGATAGATGGACTAAAACATACCAAATACCAAGTGCTGATTCACAATTTTAGAGTAAGAATAAACAAGTGAAAGTATTTACCTCGCGACTTATATGTTTAATATAATACACTAGTATGCCCATGATGACCCAAAGCACCACAACTGTGAAGTTACTCCATGTTGAGAAGTTTGAGATCTAcgaaaaaacatcaaaacaaatgCAAATGAGGACATGACAATTACCGAATTGCAACATAGTGATACCACCTCCCCATTCGGTAGAAGGACTGAAAATAGAAATTAGCTGTAAAAAGAGGTGCTCACCCGTTTAAAAATGGATTTGCGATACTTTCCCGATCTAGAGCATGCTGAACACTCACAATTTatgctttttgttttcttggagGCAGCACGGCATAGGTTCAGTATTGTATAGGGCACTAAAGGGAGGGCTAGTATTGTCAAAATAAATATAGGGAACAATGAACTGTTTTCTTCTGAAGCAGCCATGGGAGCCTTCCAGCCACAACAACTTCTTTACCTGCAAATCCATACCCGAATGTCAGTCGGTTCGGGAGAGAGTTGCAACTGTGTCCATGGGAGTGCCACTGCCCCATCAAATCAGTCTTgacaaaacaaagtaaaataccctcaaaaagaaaaagaaaaagaaatgaaacaagACATAACAACTACTGTCGGGAACAATAAATGGAGtattttcttcaatttgttCAAGAACACACATGGGTCTCTGCAGAAGAAATGTTGACAAAACAATATAAATGATGCATTCTTGTTAAAAGCCAACATCACCCACCTAAACGGAATATGAAATGCTACAAAAACTCACATCGACAAGATAGATAACACTATAACAGTATTCTCAGCCTTAACTGAACAGATGTTTATAAGCGAAATTGAACATTACAGTCTTCAGTGAACCTAGACTGCATACTGAAAGGAAACATCTCCGTATTTTCATCAAATCCTTTCCCCATGGACATGGATGAAAAATGTAAGGGAATTCGACAGTAATAATTCTTGAAGAGATCAATTAAGGGCAACATCTCTGTGACGATGGTGAAAAACACAGGCAAGGCAAAATAGAATAGTAGGTTAACCAACAAACCATATAATCTCAGAAATTTGATTGTGAGTTTCCATCAAGCAGTTCCACAGCACAACCGATAGCTTGTGGAGTACTAGATTATCCTCATAATTATCTCGATTGGGGGTAGAGTTAGAAAGATCTCAGCATACAAATCAGCCAACATGCACTAACGAAATTGCCAAATAAACCCATTGCAAAACCTATCCTCGAACACAAAGACTCAAATGAATTcttaaattaaagtaaaaacGAAACCCATTCCCATCATACCAAACTAAGCTGATTTGTAACTCAAACGAAATTGAATCAAATATTTTGCTGAAGTTATACAAGTACATGTATGTACAGAATTCGCCTGTAATTCCTATTGTGAAACTCATCAAAATAGTAATCTTGCTACGTGGAAGACTCCAATTACAATTCATATGAGACTAAGCTATGAGTAGTACCCTTGAATGAATCTGGACATCAATCATTTGCTTACAAGTTATAATAGGTAATAAAACATGTGCATACAAAGTTCCCAAGTAAACACATCAAACCCACGGTAAAACCCGTCAACATAACAATCTCGAACCGCgaaaaaacctccaaaatcaaatcatatACTGAAGGAGAAACCCCAAAACCCATCTCAATCGTCAGAGAATAAGCTGATTTACAAACGAATTTGGACATCCAATATTTGCTTACACTAATAAACCCAGTGTAGGACCCATCGAGATAACGATCTTGTAACATGAAACACCCAAATCAATACCGATATTCAAAGGGGAAAACCAAAACCAATTCCAATTCACGTAAAACTCAACTGAATTGTGCCTTCAACCGAATCTAAAAATCCGAACTTTGCTAAAAACAAACAAGTTCGTGTATACGTGAATCTGATTACCGATAAACGGAAGAAGGATGATCGAGCGAAGGCTTCCAGAGAAGTCACGAGAGGGGACTAGAGAGAGGTGCTTTCTCCCTCGGCTGTCGAGCAGCTCGAGCTTCAGATCCAGAGAGACAGAAACGTAAACTGGGCGCGTGTCTAAGGCTCCGTTCGGAAAGgttgaataagtacttattattttttaagaaggcaatttcgaactcaaaaattatgtacttacacaaataatttttctatcaatatggatcttatttgatagatttcattgagatctttaatacggtgcaaaaaaaattgaaaaattatttttcatttacattatttttaagtttgaaaatatgaaataaatacttattttttaagaaggtgttctggaacggggcctaaattcCGTTTTCCTGTTTTAACCCTGTGTAAAAGAAAGTTAGGCCAGTTCGGCTCGGCTAAATAAAagaagtgacttttttttttatttaaatttttttagtatttattaatttttttgtcaatttttttgtttttatttaaaaaaattgattttgattttaattttttactttttagatgcaattatcttaaaaaaattgacgaaaaactaataaatactaaaaaaatttaaataaaaataaaaaaataaaccacttaacttatttagccaaacgggAGCTTACCTCAGCAACAAAAGGATATGGTTGTCCAATAAACTCCGGCGGCGGAGGCTTGGTCACATTGCCTGTTTCAAAAGAAACATAGTATCGGAtcaaaaaacagaaacataGTTAATAAGTCCcatgtcaaaaataaaataaaataaaaaacatagtAAGAAATTCATGGGAAAAGTTATTAGCACAATATTTTACACATTTTGTGCTCATCATATGTGGTTATTATTCGTAAATTCATAATATGTTATTTTACAACAATCTAGAAGGTATTGAAGAAAGTCTTATCTTACTAGCTAATTTGGGTGTTCGGctaataagccacttggcttgtttttttgttcttattcaatttttttttcatttgttagctttttttaatcaattttttgcgtcttcatgacaagaggaatctaaaaagtaaaaaattacaatcgaaatccaattttatttgaataaagacgaaaaaattgacttattggcttatttttgtctttattcaaaaaaattaggtttcgatcgtaattttttcttttttggttcctCTTGTCATAACGAaacaataatttccaaaaaatgacgaaaactaacaaatgcgatttttttttgaataaagacaaaaaaaaaccacttagtttatttagccgaacaacttTAAATCACAAACTCCAATATATCTATGTATAGATGAATTTTTGTTATAAGAAATTCGAATTATACAAAGAATTACCCCTTAATTCAGCTTATCTTATGAGCTTTTTAAGATCTCTAAATAGTCCCCTCAAGCTAGCTACAAAAGATCATATGCCTATGTATTTGTGAATTCTCTTGAATCTAAGGGGTTGCCATTTGTGGTTAAGTCGTGTGACTTATGGGCTTACTCCCTCCTTAAGTTTCAAATATGaaataattataaatttttCCAGTTCATACGGAACTTTGATGACTTTAATTGAGTTCCTTAAAAGAGCATAAccattataataagcaaatgggtgtagataagcaaatttaacaataatgttaaaaaaataccccacactGTAAGG
Proteins encoded in this region:
- the LOC131300260 gene encoding dnaJ protein ERDJ2A-like codes for the protein MAASEENSSLFPIFILTILALPLVPYTILNLCRAASKKTKSINCECSACSRSGKYRKSIFKRISNFSTWSNFTVVVLWVIMGILVYYIKHISREIKVFEPFSILGLESGASDSEIKKAYRRLSIQYHPDKNPDPEAHNYFVEFISKAYQALTDPISRENYEKYGHPDGRQGFQMGIALPQFLLNIDGASGGILLLWIVGVCILLPLVIAVVYLSRSSKYTGNYVMHQTLSTYYFFMKPSLAPSKVMDVFIKAAEYMEIPVRRTDDEPLQKLFVLVRSELNLDLKNIKQEQAKFLKQHPVLVKTQLLIQAQLTRETEALSPELQRNFKRVLELAPRLLEELIKMALIPRTAQGHGWLRPAIGVLELSQCIIQAVPLSARKTSGGFTNGTAPFLQLPHFNEAVMKKLARKKVRSFQELRDMAPEDRAELLTQTTGFSASEILDVEKVLEMMPSLTLEVTCETEGEEGIQEGDVVTLHTWVTLKRANGLIRALPHAPQYPFHKEENFWFLLADPTLNNVWFYQKVSFMDEATAITAASKAIEETMEGAGATLKETSTAVREAVEKVKGGSRLVMGKFQAPPEGNYNLSCYLVCDSWIGCDIKTSLKLKVLKRTRAGTRGGYVAEEGTAMAEDGVEEEEEMEEEEYDDYESEYSEDDEDNKQDSKKKGSAANGKGGKSSSEGSGSDEE